The following is a genomic window from Candidatus Poribacteria bacterium.
AAACCGTGGCGCTCCTGCTGGGAGCCTACCGGTCGGCGGAGACGGGTGCGTCATGGCTCTCGAATGACGCCGCCACTCGGGATCACGTACGGGATCACGTAAAGGAAGGGGAGTACCGATGCGAGCTCGCTTCACGGGGCTGAACGCCTTGCCGGCGACCGTCGTCGCGCTGTTGATCGTCGCTTCGCAGGCGCACGCCAGGATCGATGCGTCGACGCTGATGGGCATGTGGCTCTTCGACGAGAACAAAGGGGATGCCGTTGCCGACGGCTCCAAGAACGCCCTCAAGGGAACCCTTACCGGCGATGTGAAATGGACGGCGGGCAAGATCGGGTCCGGTGTCGAGTTCCGCGCGACCTCGTTCGTCGATGTGGGAGCGCAGCCCGCGCTGGACGCCGGTCGCGACGATCTCTCGGTCGTCGCGTGGTTCCGTTACTCCGGCAAGCCGCCCGACTGGCACGCCGTTCTAGTGCATAAGGCGGTGTTCGCCGCACCTCGCCACGGCTACATCCTCTGCGTGCGTGGCAATCTCGACGCGGGGAACGTCGGGAAGCCGCTGTGGTGGATGGGTCTCGGCACGAATGACGGCATCCACCTCTTCGGAACCAGCACGATCAACGACGGAAAATGGCATCACCTGGCTGGCACGGCAGACCGCGACGGCAAGATGCGCCTCTATCGCGACGGCGTTCTCGAGTCGGAGTTGAGCATCGTCGATAAGGTCAAGGAGAACGAGGACAACACGTCGGGGT
Proteins encoded in this region:
- a CDS encoding LamG domain-containing protein; translation: MRARFTGLNALPATVVALLIVASQAHARIDASTLMGMWLFDENKGDAVADGSKNALKGTLTGDVKWTAGKIGSGVEFRATSFVDVGAQPALDAGRDDLSVVAWFRYSGKPPDWHAVLVHKAVFAAPRHGYILCVRGNLDAGNVGKPLWWMGLGTNDGIHLFGTSTINDGKWHHLAGTADRDGKMRLYRDGVLESELSIVDKVKENEDNTSGFYIGGEKATRTLESGAMDEVAVFRTLLSDEDIALIADRGLESALGLKPVSPVGRATVAWGRLKGWAR